The Vibrio penaeicida sequence TCCACGCCTTCAATAGATTCACGCACCATGTGCTCTACGGCATTACCACCGCCACCACCAACTCCAACGACTTTAATTACCGCATCGTCAGACATTTCCATCATCGGTTCAAACATTTGTTATCTCCGTTTTTCCTGTATTTCAGGTTAAAACTCTTTCTGTATCCAATTACGCATTTTTTGAAACAACCCAGAAACATTAGACTGTCGCTTGGGTTCGTTGTAGTCACCATCTTCAGAGAATTGGCTGTCTTTTGCGTAATGAAGTAATCCAACTGCCGTAGAATCATACGGCTCTTTAACGTAATCAGTTAGGCCACTGATTTCCAACGGTTTACCTACTCTGACTTGGTTACGAAAAACCCTTTCGGCGCATTCCACAACCCCTTCAATCTGTGCAGCTCCACCCGTTAAGACTACGCCTGCTGCGAGATGGTGTTTAATCCCTTCTGCTCGCAGTTTGTCTTGAACGTTATCGATAGTCTGATTGACCAAGCCCATAAGTTCAGTATATCTGGGCTCAATCACTTCCGATAGTGTTTGTCGTTGCAAACTTCGAGACGGACGACCACCAACACTTGGAACATTCACAGTATCATCTTTACTGACAAGCTCACTGAGCGCACAGCCGTACTTTACTTTTATCTCTTCAGCATCGCTAACAGGCGTGCCAAAAGCAAATGCGATGTCACTTGTCACTGCATTGCCGGCGTAGGAAAATACTTCCGTATGTCTAAGCGCACCACCAGTCCAAATGGATACATCCATTGTCCCAGCGCCAATATCGACGACGCAAACACCTAGCTC is a genomic window containing:
- the ftsA gene encoding cell division protein FtsA, whose amino-acid sequence is MTKTTDDNIIVGLDIGTATVSALVGECLPDGQINIIGAGTSPSRGMDKGGVNDLESVVKSVQRAVDQAELMAECQISKVFISLSGRHIASRIEKGMGTISDEEVSQDDMDRAIHTAKSIKIGDEQRILHVIPQEFTIDYQEGIKNPLGLSGVRMEVSVHLISCHNDMARNIIKAVERCGLKVEQLVFSGLASSNAVITEDERELGVCVVDIGAGTMDVSIWTGGALRHTEVFSYAGNAVTSDIAFAFGTPVSDAEEIKVKYGCALSELVSKDDTVNVPSVGGRPSRSLQRQTLSEVIEPRYTELMGLVNQTIDNVQDKLRAEGIKHHLAAGVVLTGGAAQIEGVVECAERVFRNQVRVGKPLEISGLTDYVKEPYDSTAVGLLHYAKDSQFSEDGDYNEPKRQSNVSGLFQKMRNWIQKEF